From Levilactobacillus zymae, a single genomic window includes:
- a CDS encoding matrixin family metalloprotease, giving the protein MFKLLMKTLTVLLTAGALTGLSSQTSSAATVTPTWGHWGSLTITYHCASKSAYYRSIWQQAVGQWNRTGVVRLRAVPTGQKADIELTSAQSITRAQVFAGYTDYSYYKRPHDNRIVFAKSILDRGILTSYRYTKTQRVNVATHELGHALGLSHSQDKRSVMNATNRYATISAQDRIALRGAYAHQRA; this is encoded by the coding sequence ATGTTCAAATTACTCATGAAAACCCTGACCGTACTACTCACTGCGGGGGCCTTAACGGGGCTAAGCAGTCAAACCTCCTCGGCAGCAACGGTGACGCCGACCTGGGGCCACTGGGGATCGCTCACCATTACCTACCATTGTGCGTCCAAGTCGGCCTATTATCGGAGTATCTGGCAACAAGCCGTTGGCCAGTGGAATCGCACCGGCGTGGTCCGGTTACGGGCCGTGCCGACGGGGCAGAAGGCCGACATTGAACTGACCTCGGCACAGTCGATTACCCGGGCCCAAGTCTTTGCGGGCTATACCGATTACAGCTATTATAAACGGCCCCACGACAACCGCATCGTCTTCGCCAAGTCGATCTTGGACCGGGGCATCCTCACGAGTTATCGCTACACTAAAACGCAACGCGTCAACGTTGCCACCCATGAATTAGGGCACGCGTTGGGCCTGAGCCATTCGCAAGATAAACGTAGCGTGATGAACGCCACCAACCGTTACGCCACCATCAGTGCGCAGGACCGCATCGCGTTACGCGGGGCCTACGCCCATCAACGAGCCTAA